The following are from one region of the Planctomycetota bacterium genome:
- the rplP gene encoding 50S ribosomal protein L16 translates to MALMPKRVKHRKSQRGRIRGDATRGNRVVFGDFGLQAAQPGWLAAATIEAGRIAAQQYLRTEGRLYVRVFPHKSITSIPLETRMGKGKGEPEYWAAVIKPGAILYEIGGVSEDAARVCLARLAHKMPLRVRFVKRRSM, encoded by the coding sequence ATGGCGCTGATGCCCAAGAGGGTCAAGCACCGAAAAAGCCAAAGAGGACGTATAAGAGGTGACGCCACCCGGGGAAACCGCGTGGTGTTCGGCGATTTCGGACTCCAGGCGGCCCAACCCGGCTGGCTCGCCGCTGCGACCATCGAGGCGGGGCGGATCGCGGCGCAGCAGTATCTGCGCACCGAGGGCCGCTTGTACGTGCGCGTGTTCCCCCACAAATCGATCACGTCGATCCCGCTCGAAACCCGCATGGGCAAGGGCAAGGGGGAGCCGGAGTACTGGGCCGCGGTGATCAAGCCGGGAGCGATCCTTTACGAAATCGGCGGCGTCTCCGAGGACGCGGCGCGGGTTTGCCTGGCCAGATTGGCGCACAAGATGCCGCTCCGCGTCCGGTTCGTGAAGCGGCGCTCGATGTGA
- the rpsC gene encoding 30S ribosomal protein S3 → MGQKVNPVGFRTGITEPWKSRWYAAKKDFRDLLLEDFRTRKYIKEKHRAAAISKVEIERTRDEVKVILHCARPGLLIGRKGQDVDRLQGELQELLGRRVNLKIEELGRPEIQAQLIAEDIADQLSKRAAFRRTMKRAMDTTMDAGAKGVKIQLAGRLGGAEMSRCEKAIAGAMPLSTLRARIDYGFCEAPTAQGNIGVQVWVNQGMYEEAGDGADAQEGQAPKKPKRTYKR, encoded by the coding sequence ATGGGACAGAAGGTCAATCCGGTCGGGTTCCGCACCGGGATCACCGAGCCGTGGAAGAGCCGTTGGTATGCGGCCAAGAAGGACTTCCGCGACCTGCTCCTCGAGGACTTCCGCACGCGGAAGTACATCAAGGAGAAGCACCGCGCGGCCGCGATCTCGAAAGTCGAGATCGAGCGGACACGCGACGAGGTCAAGGTGATCCTCCACTGCGCCCGGCCCGGCTTGCTCATCGGCCGCAAGGGCCAGGACGTCGATCGCCTCCAGGGAGAGCTCCAGGAGCTGCTCGGGCGGCGCGTGAACCTCAAGATCGAGGAGCTCGGCCGCCCGGAAATCCAGGCGCAGCTGATCGCCGAGGACATCGCCGACCAGCTCTCGAAACGGGCCGCTTTCCGGCGGACGATGAAGCGTGCCATGGACACGACGATGGATGCCGGCGCCAAGGGGGTGAAGATCCAGTTGGCCGGTCGGCTCGGTGGGGCGGAGATGTCGCGCTGCGAGAAGGCGATCGCCGGCGCGATGCCGCTGTCGACGCTGCGGGCGCGGATCGACTACGGCTTCTGCGAGGCGCCGACTGCGCAGGGCAACATCGGTGTGCAGGTGTGGGTGAACCAAGGCATGTACGAGGAGGCTGGCGATGGCGCTGATGCCCAAGAGGGTCAAGCACCGAAAAAGCCAAAGAGGACGTATAAGAGGTGA
- a CDS encoding 50S ribosomal protein L22 has product MPYTATHKYARISARKVRALADLVRGKFADEALDILRFQPHRGARMLEKVIKSALGNAEHKQATGVDDLVVVDARVDGGPMFKRIRPRARGMAFGIKRRMSHIRVALDSLPGGDAGAGD; this is encoded by the coding sequence ATGCCCTACACGGCAACCCACAAATATGCCCGGATCAGTGCCCGCAAGGTGCGGGCGCTGGCTGATCTGGTGCGCGGCAAGTTCGCCGACGAGGCGCTCGACATCCTCCGCTTCCAGCCGCACCGCGGCGCCCGGATGCTGGAGAAGGTGATCAAGAGCGCCCTGGGCAACGCCGAGCACAAGCAGGCAACCGGGGTCGACGATCTGGTCGTCGTCGACGCGCGTGTCGACGGCGGTCCGATGTTCAAGCGGATCCGCCCTCGGGCCCGCGGCATGGCGTTTGGCATCAAGCGGCGGATGTCGCATATCCGGGTGGCACTCGACAGCCTCCCCGGTGGCGATGCGGGGGCCGGGGACTGA